The Polyangium mundeleinium genome contains the following window.
GCGACGCTCGCGCGGCTCGATCGGGAGATCCCGCTGCGCGCGCGGCCCCTCGTGCCGGTCGGAGGCTCGGACAGCCATAGCGGTCATCTGCGGGCGGCGACGTTCGTGCTGGCGGAGGAGCGCTCGGCGAAGGGTGTGCGGGAGGGCATCGTCGCGGGGCGCGTCTGTGTGCGGGATCCGGCGGCGTGCTCGTTCGAGGTGCGCGCCGCGGGCGGCGCGTGGCTACCGCCCGGGAGCGTGATCCGCGACGCGACGATGGTCGAGGTGCGCGCCCGGGGCGAGGAGATCCGCTTTTTCGCGAATGGCACCGTCCTCGCGCCCGAGGAGTCGGGGCATACCGTGTTCGTCCCGGTCACGCCGGGCCAATGCAGCGTCCTTCGGGCGCGGGTCGACGCGGGGTATTCGGGACCGGTGTACGTGAATTGCCCGTTTTCGCTGGGCGCAGGCCTGACTCCGTGATGTATTGGCCCGGGTGAGCGGCATCGTCAGCCTGTTGGGTCTCGACTTCGGCAGCACGACCAGCAGCGCGATGGTCGCGTCCGCCACGATGGTCCGCAATTGCGTGACCGGCCGGGTGGAGCTGAGCCGGCTCACCGAAGAATACCGCTCCGTCCCGGTCTTCACGCCCCTCCGTGAAGGACGTATCGACGAGGCCTCGGTCGTGGCGCTGCTCGATGGCTGGCTCGCGGAAGGGGGGCTTGAAGGGAAGGCGATCTTCGGCGGCGGCGCGCTCATCACGGGGCTCGCGGCCCAGCGGGAGAACGCGGCGGCCCTCGTGTCGCTCCTCCGCACGCGCCTCGGTGATGCCATTCTCGTGGCGACGGGCGACGCAAACCTCGAATCGTGGATGGCGTTTCTCGGGAGCGCTGCACGGCTCTCACGACGCCATCCGGAGGTCGAAATCCTCAACCTCGACATCGGCGGCGGGACGACGAACCTCGCGCTCGGCATCGATGGAGACGTCCGCCGCACGGGATGTCTGTTCGTGGGGGCGAGGCATGTTCAGGTCGAGCCCGGCACCTATCGCATCATCTCCCTGTCGAGGTACGGCCGTGCGCTCCTCGATCACCTGGGCATGACCCGGGGGCCTGGGGACGAGCTCTCTCCCGGCGAGGTCGACGCCGTGCTCTCGTTTTACGTCACGTTGCTCGAAGCCGCGGTCATCGGGCGCGCCGAGGCATTTACGAAGGACGCCGCGCGCCTGCATCTGCACACGGACCTCGGGCTCGAACCCCCCGCGCCGCACGTGCCTCGTATCGTCACACTCTCGGGCGGCGTGGGCGCGCTCGTGTACGACAAACTCCGGGGCGCGCCGTGGCCCTCGACGACGGTGTTCGGGGATCTCGGCATGGATCTCGCCCAGCGAATCCTCTCGTCCGACGTCCTCGCGCGTGACCTCTCGGCGTGGATCCCCGACCATTTCGGCCGCGCGACCGTCTTCGGAATGATGCGTCACAGCATGGACATCTCCGGCTCGACCGTCTTCCTCTCGTCGCCGGACGTCCTGCCCCTGCGTGATCTCCCCATTCTCGGCCGCCTGGGAAGCGACGCCGATGCCGGCCGCGTGCACACGCTCCTTCGTCTCGTGCGTGAGAGCCAGGCCGGCGGCTGCTTGCGGATCGAAGGGGCCGGGCCCTCGCTCGCCGCCCTTCGCCGGCTCGGCGCCTTGCTTGGCGACGCCTTGAAGGCGCGTCCGCTGCGGCCCGAACAGACCTTGGTTTTGTTCGTGGCCGAAAACGTGGGCAAGACCCTCGGCCAATACGTCAGCGATTGGGGCAAGAGCCCCGTCAAGCTCGTCGTCATCGACGAGGTTGCCGTCAGGGACGCCCGCTTCGCGCAGATCGGGCGCATGAAGGATCACGTGGTTCCTGTGTGGTATTACGGGCAAGATTGAGAAGCGAGGAAGGGATGGAGAAGGTCACGGAGACGCTCGTGCCATGGTCGGACATCGTCGTTCCCCCGCCCGGGCCGCCGGAGCGGTATCGGGCGACCGTCCTCGACGAAGAGATTTCATTCCTCGGCCTGAAGGCCCTCCTCGGCGCCGCTGACGAGACCAAGGCGGGGGACCGCAATGCAGGGCTCGCGGCGAAGAGCGCCCGGCACCGCGAGGCCGCGCGGACGATCCTGTCCTCGTTGACGCTGCGGCACCTGTATGACCATCCGCTCACCGACGACGAGGGGAACGTCGATTCCGTCATGCGGGTCAATTACGCGATCGATCGGTCCGTCTTCGCCGAGATCGAATCGATGACCGTGGGCGGCCTGAAGAACCATCTCCTGCGCTCGCCGGGCGCTACGATCGCGCGCGTGGGCAAGGCCTTGACCGGCGTGATGGCGGCCGCGCTGGCGAAGATCTGCGACGTGCACGAGCTCATCTTCCTGGCGCGGCGTATCTCGCGGCCCACGAAGGCGCGGACGAACCTGGGTTTGCCCGGGACCTTGTCCTCGCGCTTGCAGCCCAACCATCCGACGGACGACCTGCGCGGGATCACGCTGCTCTTGTATTGGGGGCTCTCGGTGGGCGCGGGGGACGCGCTGCTCGGCATCAATCCCGCCATCGACACCGTCGAGAACGTGTCCGGGCTCCTGCGTCACCTCGACAAACTTCGCCAGAAGACCGGCGTCCCCACGCAGATCTGCGTCCTCGGGCACATCAAAACGCAGCTCGCTTGCCTCGAACGAGGCGCGCCGGTCGAGATCCTCTTTCAGAGCTTGGCCGGCACCGAGAAGACGCTCACGTCCGAGTTCGACGTCACCGTCGAGCTGCTCGATCACGGCTATCGGACCATGCGCGACAAGGGACCGCTCGGGCCGAACGCGCGGCAGTTCATGTACTTCGAGACCGGCCAGGGGAGCGAGTTCACCTACGGCAAGCACCACGGCATCGACATGACGACGACGGAGGCCCTCTGTTATGGCCTCGCCCGCCGATACGATCCTTTCATGGTGAACAACGTCACCGGCTTCATCGGGCCCGAGACGCACCTCGACAATTTCGAGATGATCGTGTCGAACCTGCAGGACCATTTCATGGGCAAGCTCCTCGGGTTGCCCATGGGCATGGCGCCGTGCTTCACGCTCCACTCGCACATCACGCTCGAAGGCCAGCAGATGGCCACGCAGATGCTCACGGCGGCGGGCGCGAATTATTACATGGATGTCGCGCTCAAC
Protein-coding sequences here:
- a CDS encoding ethanolamine ammonia-lyase reactivating factor EutA: MSGIVSLLGLDFGSTTSSAMVASATMVRNCVTGRVELSRLTEEYRSVPVFTPLREGRIDEASVVALLDGWLAEGGLEGKAIFGGGALITGLAAQRENAAALVSLLRTRLGDAILVATGDANLESWMAFLGSAARLSRRHPEVEILNLDIGGGTTNLALGIDGDVRRTGCLFVGARHVQVEPGTYRIISLSRYGRALLDHLGMTRGPGDELSPGEVDAVLSFYVTLLEAAVIGRAEAFTKDAARLHLHTDLGLEPPAPHVPRIVTLSGGVGALVYDKLRGAPWPSTTVFGDLGMDLAQRILSSDVLARDLSAWIPDHFGRATVFGMMRHSMDISGSTVFLSSPDVLPLRDLPILGRLGSDADAGRVHTLLRLVRESQAGGCLRIEGAGPSLAALRRLGALLGDALKARPLRPEQTLVLFVAENVGKTLGQYVSDWGKSPVKLVVIDEVAVRDARFAQIGRMKDHVVPVWYYGQD
- the eutB gene encoding ethanolamine ammonia-lyase subunit EutB, translated to MEKVTETLVPWSDIVVPPPGPPERYRATVLDEEISFLGLKALLGAADETKAGDRNAGLAAKSARHREAARTILSSLTLRHLYDHPLTDDEGNVDSVMRVNYAIDRSVFAEIESMTVGGLKNHLLRSPGATIARVGKALTGVMAAALAKICDVHELIFLARRISRPTKARTNLGLPGTLSSRLQPNHPTDDLRGITLLLYWGLSVGAGDALLGINPAIDTVENVSGLLRHLDKLRQKTGVPTQICVLGHIKTQLACLERGAPVEILFQSLAGTEKTLTSEFDVTVELLDHGYRTMRDKGPLGPNARQFMYFETGQGSEFTYGKHHGIDMTTTEALCYGLARRYDPFMVNNVTGFIGPETHLDNFEMIVSNLQDHFMGKLLGLPMGMAPCFTLHSHITLEGQQMATQMLTAAGANYYMDVALNTDRMLAYFDTSGHDDQTLRELYGKRVTPEYEAWAIERGIFRKEEDGSLARGPNWGNPRLFLSSDAELSGLIATTPALHGFENAGPRPADEVSRQVRLHQAVGREATQSELRVGELQEVIDFRVIATEAPSKEAHLHSPHLGMRVAAAHRAALVPERKKVQILVSDGLSAEAVHHNAGDLLPVLLDGLNARGIPMGKPLLAPNGRVKLAEDVAELVQCDLVICLIGERPGGDALASRSLSAYLVYCLRDDDTRRKAAVFSGNPEARFEYTVISNIYAGGLPPIEAGGVIAEKVFEVLERRAAGNRLEALLSA